A window from Lactiplantibacillus pentosus encodes these proteins:
- the recU gene encoding Holliday junction resolvase RecU, translating into MTIRYPNGKVYRQPGPTKSKTSKFANVNFGDRGMSLEQEINDSNTYYLENDIAVIHKKPTPIQIVKVDYPKRSAAVIREAYFKQASTTDYNGVYRGRYLDFEAKETKSKTAFPLKNFHEHQIKHMRQCLSQSGICFVIIRFATLGRLFLLTASDLFTYWDHQGDGGRKSIPLTDIEHLAVELHYQINPRIPYLDAIDNIIDEASSIH; encoded by the coding sequence GTGACGATTCGCTATCCCAACGGTAAAGTCTATCGTCAACCTGGCCCAACCAAATCCAAAACTTCCAAATTTGCCAATGTTAATTTTGGCGATCGCGGGATGAGCTTAGAACAAGAAATCAACGATAGCAATACCTACTATCTTGAAAATGATATCGCAGTTATTCATAAAAAGCCAACGCCCATCCAAATCGTTAAAGTTGATTATCCAAAACGGAGCGCAGCAGTCATTCGCGAAGCCTACTTCAAACAAGCTTCGACAACTGACTACAACGGCGTTTACCGCGGCAGGTATTTGGATTTTGAAGCCAAGGAGACTAAGAGTAAGACGGCTTTTCCGCTTAAAAACTTTCATGAGCACCAAATCAAGCACATGCGTCAGTGCTTGTCACAAAGCGGCATTTGCTTCGTTATTATTCGCTTTGCTACATTGGGACGCCTATTTTTACTGACAGCCAGCGACCTATTTACTTATTGGGATCATCAAGGAGATGGTGGTCGCAAGTCAATTCCACTGACGGATATTGAACACTTGGCCGTGGAGCTACATTATCAGATCAATCCACGAATTCCATACTTGGATGCGATTGATAACATCATTGATGAGGCCTCATCAATTCATTAA
- the gpsB gene encoding cell division regulator GpsB encodes MAKRNFTPKDILQKEFKPKMRGYDPADVDGFLDNVIKDYESFTKDNQQLSDENERLRAKVDELTKQVAVGATSPSSQPTSTVTNMDILKRLSNLERHVFGAQLDNNQNESHRL; translated from the coding sequence ATGGCTAAACGTAATTTTACTCCCAAAGACATCCTTCAAAAAGAGTTTAAGCCAAAGATGCGGGGCTATGATCCCGCCGACGTGGACGGCTTCTTAGATAATGTCATTAAGGACTATGAGTCATTTACTAAAGATAACCAACAACTTTCAGATGAAAACGAACGGTTACGTGCCAAGGTTGACGAGCTGACTAAGCAAGTCGCTGTCGGTGCAACCAGTCCATCTTCACAACCAACGAGTACGGTGACGAACATGGACATTCTGAAACGGTTGTCTAACTTGGAACGCCACGTCTTTGGTGCCCAATTAGATAATAATCAAAACGAATCACACCGTCTATAA
- a CDS encoding S66 family peptidase, with protein MLKPAALLPGAHLAVVSLSSGTLGEPSSEHQLKLGLQRLRQLGLVPVIMPNALKGRETLRRHPELRAADLKAAFLDDQIQGIVAAIGGDETYRTLPYLLNDDEFTTAVRRSPKLFTGFSDTTINHLMFYQLGLQTFYGPNFLSDLAELAPEMLPYTAATWHRFMTDNAQTVIKSSPVWYDERVDFSPTAIGTSRTSHVEMHHYEVLRGTGVVKGPLLGGCLDSFYDLLTTTRYPDEQQVARTFKLIPAADEWRGKILFMETSDEQPAPALFQRMLRCIRDAGILTNVAAVVVGKPQNENYYAEYRQLLIDETAALDLPILYNVNFGHAFPRTALPYGAQAAINFDQASLTILEPWFQSE; from the coding sequence ATGTTAAAACCAGCAGCGTTATTGCCGGGGGCCCATTTAGCTGTGGTCAGTCTTTCAAGCGGAACGCTTGGCGAACCGTCAAGTGAGCACCAACTAAAGTTAGGCTTACAACGTTTACGCCAACTTGGCTTAGTACCCGTCATAATGCCAAATGCACTTAAGGGGCGCGAAACATTACGCCGGCACCCGGAATTGCGGGCAGCAGATTTGAAAGCGGCGTTCTTGGATGATCAAATTCAAGGTATCGTGGCAGCGATTGGTGGGGATGAAACGTATCGGACTTTGCCATATTTGTTGAACGACGACGAATTTACAACCGCGGTTCGCCGTTCTCCCAAGCTATTTACTGGTTTCTCTGATACCACGATTAATCACTTGATGTTTTATCAGTTGGGACTTCAAACGTTTTACGGTCCTAATTTTCTTAGTGATTTAGCTGAGTTAGCCCCAGAGATGCTGCCATACACCGCCGCGACTTGGCACCGCTTTATGACAGACAATGCTCAGACGGTGATTAAGAGCAGTCCAGTCTGGTATGACGAGCGGGTTGATTTTAGTCCCACGGCTATTGGAACCTCTCGAACAAGCCATGTGGAAATGCATCACTATGAAGTGCTGCGAGGAACTGGCGTCGTTAAAGGGCCATTACTAGGAGGGTGTTTAGATAGCTTTTATGATCTATTGACGACGACTCGCTATCCGGATGAACAGCAAGTTGCCAGGACCTTCAAGTTGATTCCGGCCGCTGATGAATGGCGGGGCAAAATTCTGTTTATGGAAACTAGTGATGAGCAGCCGGCACCGGCATTGTTCCAGCGGATGTTACGCTGTATCCGCGATGCGGGTATCTTGACCAATGTCGCTGCTGTCGTGGTCGGTAAACCCCAGAATGAAAATTACTACGCAGAATATCGCCAGTTGCTGATTGATGAGACCGCAGCGCTCGATCTGCCAATTCTTTACAACGTTAATTTTGGCCACGCCTTTCCACGAACAGCGTTGCCATATGGTGCCCAGGCGGCAATTAATTTCGACCAGGCCAGCTTGACGATTCTTGAACCGTGGTTTCAGTCCGAGTGA
- a CDS encoding alpha/beta fold hydrolase, producing the protein MINIKSYQLQDVPVLEVVEATDEKQPLPLVVFYHGWQSNKELVLTQARKLAHQRLRVVLPDAMNHGNRHQPVSRIPSFTFWNSIQGNLAEFDLIIAHYEQAHLILNHQIGVGGYSMGGMTTGALLTHHPEIKAATIIMGTPNLNAYAQLVRQHATKHHIYFPSDLGLLTSWLDHYDLNLQPETINHRPVLFWHGTDDERIPYAQSRDFFDRVHTAPYAEQVAFITGYQAKHLVKIPLMDKIANFFDYYLN; encoded by the coding sequence ATGATCAACATCAAAAGCTATCAGTTGCAAGACGTCCCCGTTTTGGAAGTTGTCGAAGCAACGGATGAAAAGCAGCCCTTGCCACTCGTCGTTTTTTATCACGGTTGGCAGTCTAATAAAGAACTTGTGCTAACGCAAGCCCGCAAGTTGGCGCATCAACGGTTACGCGTCGTTCTCCCAGATGCGATGAATCACGGCAATCGCCATCAACCCGTCAGTCGCATTCCCTCGTTTACTTTCTGGAATAGTATTCAGGGTAACCTCGCCGAGTTCGACCTTATCATTGCCCACTATGAACAAGCCCATCTGATTTTAAACCATCAAATCGGTGTGGGTGGCTACTCGATGGGTGGAATGACGACCGGCGCCCTGCTGACCCACCACCCAGAAATCAAAGCGGCCACCATTATCATGGGCACCCCTAACCTAAATGCTTATGCACAACTGGTTCGTCAGCACGCCACCAAACACCACATTTATTTTCCCAGTGACCTCGGCCTCCTAACCAGCTGGCTAGACCATTACGATCTGAATCTGCAGCCGGAAACAATCAACCACCGGCCAGTTCTCTTCTGGCACGGCACGGACGACGAACGAATTCCTTACGCCCAGTCCCGCGACTTCTTTGACCGCGTTCATACTGCACCGTATGCTGAGCAGGTCGCGTTTATTACCGGGTACCAAGCTAAACACCTGGTTAAAATCCCGTTAATGGATAAGATCGCCAATTTCTTTGATTACTATTTGAACTAG
- a CDS encoding nuclear transport factor 2 family protein: MKPIDIASAQRRTTIIQRYFSMWLTRDFSKLKQVIATDCYYQECYGPAYCSFAEIQAWIQHQLTVQRVIVWQIQRIWTATDGTMFVQWHFEAQTQRLTVFDGLSSSHFNAANQIDDLREYQTTTQHTYPYH, from the coding sequence ATGAAACCAATCGATATTGCATCAGCTCAAAGAAGGACAACCATTATTCAACGCTATTTCAGCATGTGGCTGACCCGTGATTTTAGCAAACTCAAGCAGGTCATCGCCACGGATTGTTATTACCAAGAATGCTACGGACCAGCATATTGTTCGTTTGCCGAAATTCAGGCCTGGATTCAGCATCAACTTACCGTGCAACGAGTCATCGTCTGGCAAATTCAGCGGATTTGGACCGCGACGGATGGGACGATGTTTGTTCAGTGGCACTTTGAAGCGCAGACACAACGACTAACCGTCTTTGATGGTCTTTCGTCGAGTCACTTTAATGCCGCTAACCAAATTGATGACTTACGAGAATATCAAACGACCACCCAACACACTTACCCTTATCATTAG
- a CDS encoding PBP1A family penicillin-binding protein, which yields MAGNNEQNSRVARRKSQPQPPKKHWFRRIFLSLVGLFVVGVLAGLCLFFYYAQTSPTITESDLKGTSAIKIYGKDDEYITNLGTSNLQYVKSSNIPTTLKNAVVSIEDRRFYKHHGVDYYRILGAAVGNLKGSSLGMQGGSTLTMQLVKLAVFSTDTSDRNLKVKAQEAWLALNLEKHYSKSQILEFYINKVYMGNGIYGMGTAAKYYYNKSLKDLSLSQLALLAGMPQSPTYYDPTTYPSYATSRRNLVLEAMYDNKVITKSQETAAKKVSVKTGLSSAGRSGLTTHSKTNKILDAYLNQVRQDLLKKGYKLTDGEKVYTNLDMDAQKRLYEIANTSKYVTYPNNGKQTFQLGVSVVDSYTGKISAMIGGRKIGNVVYGTNRAVQTDRSNASTMKPILDYGPAIEYLNWPTYKSLSDTKYKYPGTNISVHDFDNNYLGNMTMREALVQSRNIPAVRTLQAVGKTRAQTFAKGIGINLKTVNYANAIGAGVSTLQVAGAYAAFADGGVYHKPYYIRKVTTADGKTTSYTSTGKRAMKKSTAYMITDMLKGVINSSTGTATTAKISGVYQAGKTGTDDYDSKYKNSVPSNAVVDSWMAGYTKNYSVAVWTGYDKATEAGGYLDSSNEKISQQIYRAMMSYLQQYSPNSDWTKPSTVGTTKRNGIEELYVVGHLFSSSEASSGTSSSASSSSSVTSSSATSSSSSSSSESSESSSSEESSSSSSASSSSAESSSSEESSESSSTEASSSSAASSEATTETPTTDTNTEGQ from the coding sequence ATGGCAGGTAACAATGAACAGAATTCACGGGTTGCGCGACGTAAGAGCCAACCCCAACCACCCAAGAAACACTGGTTTCGACGAATTTTCCTCTCATTAGTTGGCTTATTTGTCGTCGGGGTACTGGCGGGACTGTGTCTCTTCTTCTACTATGCACAAACTTCCCCAACGATCACTGAATCTGACCTGAAGGGGACCAGTGCTATTAAGATTTACGGTAAAGATGATGAGTACATCACGAACCTGGGCACGAGCAACCTTCAGTACGTTAAGTCTAGTAACATTCCGACGACTTTGAAAAACGCCGTCGTCTCGATTGAAGACCGTCGCTTCTATAAACATCACGGGGTCGATTATTATCGGATCTTGGGGGCTGCAGTTGGTAACCTTAAGGGCAGTTCCCTGGGGATGCAAGGTGGGAGTACCCTAACCATGCAACTGGTCAAGTTGGCCGTCTTCTCGACGGATACGTCCGACCGGAACCTGAAAGTTAAGGCCCAAGAAGCTTGGTTAGCACTTAACCTGGAAAAACATTACAGCAAATCGCAAATCCTGGAATTTTACATCAACAAGGTTTACATGGGCAACGGGATCTACGGGATGGGAACCGCTGCGAAGTATTACTATAACAAGTCGCTCAAAGACTTGAGCTTGAGTCAATTAGCCTTGCTCGCTGGGATGCCGCAGTCGCCAACCTATTATGATCCGACGACCTACCCGTCATATGCGACGAGCCGTCGTAACTTAGTGCTCGAAGCGATGTACGACAATAAGGTCATCACGAAGTCTCAGGAAACGGCTGCCAAGAAAGTTAGCGTTAAAACCGGCCTATCTAGTGCAGGTCGATCCGGATTGACGACTCACAGTAAGACCAACAAGATTCTGGACGCCTATTTGAACCAAGTCCGTCAAGACTTACTCAAAAAAGGTTATAAATTGACCGATGGCGAAAAAGTGTATACCAACCTGGATATGGACGCCCAGAAACGCCTCTATGAGATTGCCAATACGTCGAAATACGTCACCTACCCGAACAATGGCAAGCAGACGTTCCAGTTAGGGGTCTCAGTGGTTGATTCCTACACGGGTAAAATTTCTGCCATGATTGGTGGTCGAAAGATTGGGAACGTCGTTTATGGGACTAACCGGGCGGTCCAAACCGATCGCTCGAACGCTTCCACGATGAAACCAATCTTGGACTATGGCCCAGCCATTGAATATTTGAACTGGCCAACTTATAAATCACTTTCTGATACTAAGTATAAGTACCCTGGCACTAATATCTCAGTCCATGACTTTGATAACAATTACCTGGGCAATATGACCATGCGGGAAGCCTTAGTTCAATCACGGAACATCCCCGCTGTACGGACCTTGCAAGCCGTTGGTAAGACGCGGGCACAGACCTTTGCTAAGGGCATCGGTATCAATTTGAAGACGGTCAACTACGCTAACGCGATCGGTGCGGGCGTAAGTACCCTGCAAGTGGCTGGCGCGTATGCGGCCTTTGCAGATGGTGGTGTCTACCACAAGCCATACTATATCCGCAAAGTCACGACCGCAGACGGTAAGACAACGTCCTACACGAGTACTGGTAAACGAGCGATGAAGAAGTCGACCGCTTATATGATTACCGACATGCTGAAAGGTGTCATCAATAGTTCCACTGGGACTGCAACGACTGCCAAAATCAGCGGCGTTTATCAAGCTGGTAAGACTGGGACTGATGATTACGATTCGAAATACAAGAATTCAGTTCCTTCTAACGCCGTCGTCGATTCATGGATGGCTGGTTATACGAAGAATTATTCCGTCGCCGTTTGGACTGGTTACGACAAAGCCACTGAAGCTGGCGGTTACTTGGACAGTTCCAACGAGAAGATCTCACAACAAATCTATCGGGCGATGATGAGTTACTTGCAACAGTACTCACCAAACTCTGACTGGACCAAACCAAGTACGGTCGGGACCACTAAACGTAATGGAATTGAAGAACTGTACGTCGTCGGTCACCTCTTCTCAAGTAGTGAGGCGTCATCCGGCACTTCTAGTTCAGCTAGTTCCAGTTCGTCCGTAACTAGCAGCTCAGCGACGAGTTCTTCAAGCAGTAGCAGTTCTGAGAGCAGTGAAAGTAGTTCCTCTGAAGAATCTTCATCATCATCGTCTGCTTCTTCTAGCAGCGCTGAAAGTTCGTCATCTGAGGAAAGTTCTGAGAGCAGTTCTACCGAAGCAAGTAGCTCTTCTGCCGCTAGCTCGGAAGCCACAACTGAAACACCAACAACGGACACTAACACTGAAGGCCAATAA
- a CDS encoding DUF1273 domain-containing protein: MSRLWLSGYRSYELNVFGDQDDKLKVIKFALTNYLKAQIEDGMDWLITGGQLGIEQWAAEVGLELKQTYPELKVAMMLPYGEFGGRWNENNQAKLQTLLARVDFHAPVSKQPYENPQQLKNYQEFMVTHTDAATLVYDPDNPGKPSYDYDLIKTFSENHPYPLTLIDFDWLQESANEYAEKQNNGFNFE, translated from the coding sequence ATGAGTCGGTTATGGCTTAGTGGTTACCGGAGTTACGAGTTGAATGTCTTCGGTGATCAAGATGACAAATTGAAAGTTATTAAGTTTGCGTTAACTAATTACTTGAAGGCCCAAATTGAAGATGGCATGGACTGGCTCATCACCGGTGGTCAATTGGGGATCGAACAGTGGGCGGCCGAGGTCGGACTTGAACTGAAGCAGACCTATCCGGAACTGAAAGTCGCGATGATGCTTCCATATGGAGAATTTGGTGGGCGCTGGAATGAAAATAATCAGGCCAAGTTGCAGACGTTACTGGCCCGCGTTGACTTTCACGCACCCGTCAGCAAGCAACCGTATGAAAATCCGCAACAATTAAAAAATTATCAAGAATTTATGGTGACTCACACCGATGCGGCCACCTTGGTGTATGACCCGGATAATCCCGGTAAGCCTTCCTACGACTACGATTTGATCAAGACCTTCAGCGAGAATCATCCGTATCCATTGACGCTGATCGACTTCGATTGGTTACAGGAAAGTGCCAACGAATATGCAGAAAAACAGAATAATGGTTTTAATTTTGAATAA
- a CDS encoding glycosyltransferase family 2 protein, with translation MQVQVSVIVAVYNEARWIRRCLTSLRQQTLVGLEVIVVDDGSTDGTAAICYQYAQQWPQTFRVIHQSNRGQGPARNVGIAAAQGRYLGFVDGDDWVESTMYATLLATAERSQAQIVVCDVRKLYVATNRETSLQSLPAASDHVDIAAYLKYGLNNAYSGNKLYARDCWTNCRYQPMVYEDLDILLDMLSRCERVAYVKQPFYNYYKHAGSTTLDYTNPRLFDIMTAYRDAVAHAAPRYVDAVTYCVAKRILINLATPGFIDYLAPFTELIRGLATAFKASPSVMNDPAIKRILYYATQPTLPPYLICTVQNWLDSWQTYSRGLTVIMPKTGQTPGQIKARPDAVKRDYWQLQGLFDHGGLLVLGPVTLQRPFGQLRAGGDVVVYRGERCVVLGAQPQSPLVFELCQRLLSGPQSLSQLLTSIKTQPQQWALVTNNLRRVAVTHWVH, from the coding sequence ATGCAAGTTCAGGTTTCAGTGATCGTGGCGGTTTACAATGAAGCACGATGGATTCGTCGATGTTTGACGTCATTGCGGCAACAAACGTTGGTGGGATTAGAAGTGATTGTCGTTGATGATGGCAGTACGGATGGCACCGCTGCTATTTGTTATCAGTACGCGCAGCAGTGGCCACAGACGTTTCGAGTTATTCATCAGTCCAATCGTGGACAAGGGCCTGCCCGAAATGTGGGGATCGCGGCTGCTCAGGGGCGTTATCTGGGGTTTGTCGACGGTGATGACTGGGTCGAATCAACGATGTACGCCACGTTACTGGCGACTGCGGAACGCAGTCAGGCCCAAATTGTGGTCTGTGACGTTCGCAAATTGTATGTGGCAACTAATCGCGAGACTAGTTTGCAGAGCTTACCGGCTGCCAGCGACCACGTGGATATCGCCGCTTATCTCAAGTACGGGCTGAACAATGCCTATTCAGGCAATAAGCTGTATGCTCGTGATTGTTGGACAAATTGTCGCTATCAGCCGATGGTTTATGAGGATTTGGATATTTTACTAGACATGCTGAGTCGCTGTGAGCGCGTGGCCTATGTTAAACAACCCTTTTATAACTATTACAAACATGCTGGTTCGACGACCCTTGATTACACCAATCCACGTTTGTTCGATATTATGACCGCTTATCGGGATGCGGTTGCCCATGCAGCGCCACGTTACGTGGATGCCGTGACGTATTGTGTCGCCAAACGAATTTTGATCAACCTGGCGACACCCGGTTTTATCGATTACTTGGCACCGTTTACCGAACTGATTCGTGGCCTAGCAACTGCCTTTAAGGCCAGTCCGTCTGTGATGAACGACCCCGCAATCAAGCGAATTTTATATTATGCGACGCAGCCGACCTTGCCGCCATATTTGATTTGCACCGTGCAAAATTGGCTGGATTCGTGGCAAACCTATAGTCGTGGTTTAACTGTAATAATGCCCAAAACTGGTCAAACACCAGGACAGATAAAAGCACGTCCGGATGCTGTCAAACGTGATTATTGGCAATTACAAGGTTTGTTTGATCATGGTGGCTTACTAGTTTTGGGGCCTGTAACGTTGCAGCGGCCGTTTGGTCAGTTGCGGGCCGGTGGGGACGTGGTGGTTTATCGTGGTGAACGTTGCGTTGTCTTGGGTGCCCAACCGCAGTCACCATTAGTTTTTGAACTGTGTCAGCGGTTGTTGTCAGGGCCTCAATCGCTGTCGCAGTTACTCACGAGTATCAAAACGCAGCCGCAACAATGGGCGCTGGTGACGAACAATTTACGTCGAGTTGCGGTCACGCACTGGGTGCACTGA
- a CDS encoding THUMP domain-containing class I SAM-dependent RNA methyltransferase, which produces MQKFRLIATAASGIEALVGRELRDLGYQVQTENGRVRFNGTIKDILRTNLWLRTADRIKIIVGEFDATTFDELFEKTLALPWDQLLPMDAEFPVEGKSRNSKLHSVPDVQSIVKKAIVNQLSETYHRSGHLPETGALFPLEVAINKDHVLLTLDTTGSSLFKRGYRVEKGGAPLKENMAAALVMLAKWYPDNPFVDPVCGSGTIPIEAALLARNIAPGFNRAFACEKWDWVPKGLSQELRDEADSLADYDMELDISGYDIDGKMIDIAKLNAREAGLLHDIHFKQLAVKDFTTDKVNGVIVANPPYGERLSDRDSVRILYRQMGQVYGKLPSWSKYILTSDLEFEDFYGQKATKRRKLYNGALRTDYFQYWGKRIRPARN; this is translated from the coding sequence ATGCAAAAATTTAGATTAATCGCTACCGCGGCGAGTGGGATTGAAGCGCTCGTTGGTCGTGAATTACGAGACTTGGGTTATCAAGTGCAGACTGAAAACGGTCGGGTGCGGTTCAATGGAACGATCAAGGATATTTTACGGACGAACTTGTGGTTGCGGACTGCGGACCGGATCAAAATCATTGTCGGTGAATTTGACGCGACCACGTTCGATGAACTATTCGAAAAGACGCTGGCTTTACCATGGGACCAGTTATTGCCGATGGATGCTGAATTTCCAGTTGAGGGTAAATCGCGTAATTCTAAGTTACACAGTGTGCCCGATGTGCAGTCGATCGTGAAGAAAGCCATCGTCAACCAATTATCAGAGACCTACCACCGTAGCGGCCACTTACCAGAGACTGGGGCGTTGTTCCCACTCGAAGTTGCCATTAATAAGGATCACGTTTTGCTGACCTTAGATACCACCGGTTCAAGTCTGTTTAAACGGGGCTATCGGGTCGAAAAAGGGGGCGCACCACTTAAGGAAAACATGGCGGCTGCCTTAGTTATGTTGGCTAAGTGGTATCCAGACAATCCATTTGTCGACCCCGTCTGTGGTTCCGGAACGATTCCAATCGAAGCCGCCCTGCTCGCTCGCAACATTGCCCCAGGTTTCAACCGGGCCTTCGCTTGTGAGAAATGGGACTGGGTACCTAAAGGGTTGAGTCAGGAATTACGTGACGAAGCCGATAGCTTAGCGGATTATGATATGGAACTAGATATTAGCGGCTACGATATCGACGGCAAAATGATCGATATTGCCAAGCTGAACGCGCGTGAAGCTGGTCTGTTACATGACATTCACTTTAAACAATTAGCCGTGAAAGACTTCACCACCGATAAAGTTAATGGCGTCATCGTTGCCAACCCACCTTATGGGGAACGGTTGAGCGACCGTGACAGTGTCCGGATTCTTTATCGCCAAATGGGCCAAGTCTACGGTAAGCTTCCCAGTTGGAGTAAGTATATTTTAACGAGTGATTTAGAGTTTGAAGACTTCTATGGTCAAAAAGCCACTAAACGGCGCAAACTTTATAACGGGGCGTTACGAACCGATTACTTCCAGTACTGGGGGAAGCGGATTCGGCCAGCGCGTAACTAA